The nucleotide window ATCGTCAGTACTATCGTGGCGAGGGCAGTTTGGAAGGTTGGGTGCGCCGTATAATGGTGCATGCCGCTATTTCGCGCTACCGCAAAACTAAACCTGTTGTTTTGTGTGATGAAATGAGCACCGAAACCTTTTCGGGCACCTATAATTATGATGGGTTGGAAACGCAGGACCTGATGCGCATCATCCGCCAGTTGCCGGATACCTATCGCAGTGTATTTAATATGTATGCTATTGAAGGATACAGCCACCAGGAAATTGGCAGCGCGTTGGGTATGTCGGAGTTGTTATCACGCACCACGCTTTGCCGTGCACGTACCATCTTGAAAAATAAGCTTACCAGGTTAAACAAGGCCGAGGTTTACCGCATGGCTATGTAAAAGTATAGCGGCCTATTTTAACTTTCCTAAAACCATAATTTTTTACGGCTGTAGTTTATATACATTAAAAGTAAATATTATGGCCAGTTTAAGTGAAAAAAAAGTAGCCATCCTAACTGAGGAAGGCTTTGAGCAGGTGGAACTAACCAGCCCTAAAAAAGCATTAGAAGCAGCCGGTGCAACCGTGCATGTCATATCACCCCGCAGCGGAAAAATAAAAGCTTGGGATACAGATAAATGGGGCATTGAAATTGACGTGGATAAAACACTTGATAGCGTTAGTCCGGACGATTATGATGCCCTTGTACTGCCCGGTGGGGTAATGAATCCTGATAAATTACGCCAAAATAAATCGGCCGTAGCTTTTGTGTCGGCATTTTTGGATGAAAGCAAGCCTGTAGCCGCCATTTGTCACGGGCCACAGATGCTGATTGAAACCGGACTAATTGGCGGACGCACTTTAACCTCGTTCCCATCGCTGCAAACCGATATAAAAAATGCCGGCGGCCATTGGATAGATGAGGAAGTGGTGGTTGACAACGGATTGGTAACCAGCCGCCGCCCTGACGATTTGCCGGCATTTAATAAGAAAGCGATAGAAGAAATTGCCGAAGGCGTACATGCCTTATAAGATCATTTACAATCACCGACAAAGCATCCTGTGGAAACAAACAGGGTGCTTTTTTTTTAATAGACCCACCCAACTTGTTCCGATAACAGGGTAGCTCATATCCTGACATTTATGTATGTATTAATCGCCGTTTGGTAAAATGGTTGGTACATACAACTATCTGTAAAGCCTACTATTATATATTCGCTTATTATAATGGAAATAACAGAACCCATATCGCGTAAACTTATTCATTTAGGTAAGGTGTATTTAAATGTTTTATCTAAACGGGTAGATCATTTAGGCATTAACCGTTACTGGTATATTTTATCGCTGATACATGCCAACAACGGATTGTTAACGCAAAAAGAGTTGGCGGCCAGGTTGGGGAAGGATAAATCGGCCATGGTAAACATTATCGATTTTTTAACAGAACGGGGATATGTTTATAGAGAAATTAACCCGGCCGACCGCAGGCAGCATTTATTAAAGGTAACAGAAAAGGCAGGGAATGCCGTCCCTGAAATTGTGGCCGCTTTTGAAGCCATTAATAAAACAGCGGCCACTGATATATTACCGGCCGAGATGGAAATATTTAACCGCGTATTGTTGAAAATGGAAGAAAACCTAAAACCTTACGCTACCGAAGAAATGAATATAAAATTAAACCTAAATAAGTAAATACCCATATATGAAGATCAGGTACATAGCATTTATAATTATTGGCTTAATTGTGTGCTTTTTAATTTACAACAAGCTTTGGGGTTCTAAGGCTAAAGAAGCCCAGGCCATGGGCGCAACCAAAGGTAAGGGCAAAAGGAAAAGTGGCCCTATCCCCGTTAAGGTGATGATTGTTAAGGACACCATTGTAATTAATAATATTGATGTTACCGGATCTATTGATGCCAACGAAAAGGTAAGCCTGATCAGTCAGACAGCGGGCAATATAACGGGTATTTATTTTAAAGAAGGCAGCCATGTAAGTAAAGGCCAGCTACTGGTTAAAGTTTACAACCAGGACCTGCAGGCCTCGTTACAGCAAAACCAGTACCAGGTAGCCTTAGCTAAAGAAACGGAATATCGTAATAAGGTATTGCTTCAAAAGGAAGCCATAAGCAAGGAAGAGTACGAAACATCGCTAACTAACCTTAACTCGTTAAAATCCCAGGCGGATATGATCAAAGCGCAGATATCGCGTACCGAGATCAGGGCACCATTTTCGGGCACTATTGGTTTGCGCAATGTTAGTCCGGGTGGTTACCTGTCACCCTCAACATCCATTGCTACACTTGTAAATATCGATCCTGCTAAACTTACCTTTTCTGTTCCCGAACGCTACCTGCCTTTAATTCAAAAAGGAAGTAAAATTAATTTCACGGTGGCAAGTTCGTCCAAAACTTTCCAGGCTAAAGTTTATGCTATTGAGCCGGCTATTGATGTTACATCGCGCACCATCACCGTGCGGGCCGAAGCGCCAAACCCTAAAGACGAGCTTACTGCCGGCAGCTTCGCCAAAATAAACCTGACGCTGGACCAGATACCTAAAACCATTATGGTACCAACCGAATGTGTGATACCCGATTTGAAAAGCAGTAAGGTATTCGTAGTTAAAAAAGGTGTAGCCGCAGCGAAATTTGTAGAGACCGACCTGCGCACCGATACCAAAATACAGATTACCAAAGGCCTGAAGCCGGGTGATAGTTTAATTGTATCGGGCATTATACAAATGCGCCCTAAAGTGCCATTGAAAATTGTTAAAGTTATCAAGTAATTAGCTATGAGTTTATCCTCAGTAAGTATAAAACGGCCGGTACTGGCAACTGTATTATCGGTTGTAATTGTGGTATTTGGCATCATTGGCTACACATTTTTAGGTGTGCGCGATTTCCCTTCGGTCGATCCGCCTATTATTTCGGTTAGTACCAGTTATTCGGGTGCAAGCTCGGACGTGATCGAATCGCAGATAACCGAGCCGCTTGAAAAAGCGATCAACGGCGTACCGGGTATCCGTAATATCACTTCAACAAGTTCGGTAGGTAGCAGTAACATTACGGTAGAGTTTAACCTGGACGCCGATTTGGAAACTGCCGCGAATGATGTGCGCGATAAGGTATCGCAAGCGCAACGCCAGTTACCGCAGGATATTGACGCCCCGCCGGTAGTAACCAAAGCCGATGCCAGCGCCGACCAGATCATTACCGTAACGGTTAGCAGTAATACCCGTAACATTAACCAGGTTGATGATTACGCCGAAAACGTTTTACAGGAAGGCTTGCAAACTATACCAGGTGTAAGCTCTATCAACATACAAGGCCAGCGCCAATATGCTATGCGCCTTTGGATAGACCCGAACAAACTTTCGGCCCTGCGTTTAGCAGCAACCGACATCAGGGATGCCTTAAGCAAAGAGAACGTGGAATTACCTGCCGGTAAAATAGAGGGTAACAATACCGAGTTGGCTGTCCGTGCACTGGGTAAACTACATACCGTAAAAGATTTTAACGACCTTATTATCCGTGCCGATAGCAACAGGGTTATCCATTTCAGCGATATTGGTTATGCTACCTTAGGTTCAGCTAATGAAGAATCTTCGTTAAAGGAATCAGGTGTACCCGAAGTAGGTTTGGCCATTGTGCCGCAGCCGGGGGCTAACTATGTTCAGATAGCTAAGGATTTTTATAAAAGGTTAGAACAGATAAAAAAAGACCTGCCGCCAGATATTAAAGTGGTAGTGGCCTTGGATAATACCCGGTTTATTAACCAATCCATCAGCGAGGTAAAGGAAACGTTATTGATCTCGTTCATCCTGGTGGTTATTATCATCTACCTGTTCTTCCGCGACTGGCTGATCGCTTTCCGCCCTTTGATAGATATCCCGGTATCATTGATAGGGGCGTTCTTTATCATGTATGTTTTTGGCTTCTCTATCAATATCCTTACCCTGCTGGGTATTGTATTGGCTACAGGTTTGGTGGTAGATGACGGTATTGTGGTAACAGAAAATATCTATAAAAAGGTGGAAGCGGGCATGGAGGTACGTAAAGCCGCCTTTGAGGGCTCGGCCGAGATCTTCTTCGCGGTAGTGTCTACCTCGGTTACGTTGGCCGCGGTGTTCCTGCCTATCGTATTCCTGCAAGGGTTTACGGGGCGCTTGTTCCGCGAGTTTGCGGTGGTGGTTGCCGGGGCGGTATTAATATCGGCTTTCGTGTCACTTTCGCTTACGCCGATGCTGAATGTGAAGCTGATCCGTAAAAACTCAAAAAAGTCAAGGTTTTACGAAAAGACCGAACCATTTTTTGAACGCATGACCAATGCTTATACCGAGACATTGACCAATGCAATGAAATGGCGCTGGACATCGTGGCCTATTTTGGCTGTTTGTTTAATTGGGGTTTACATATTTTTAAAGGTCATCCCATCCGAACTGGCACCGCTTGATGACCGCAGCTTATTACGCTACTCCGTTACCGCGCCTGAAGGCTCATCGTACGAGTTCACCAGTAAGTACATGGATAACATTTCGCAATTAATAGAGGACTCAATCCCCGAAAAGAATGTGAATATTTCTATTACGGCATTTGGCCGTGGCGGCTCAGGTTCGGTAAACACTGGTTTTGGCCGTATTGGTTTGGTACCTCCCGATCAGCGTAAGCGTACCCAAGCCCAAATTGCCGATTATTTGACCAAAAAACTAAGCCGGTTCCCCGATGCCCGCGCCATTGTGGTGCAGGAGCAAACCATAAGTGGCGGTGGTAGTGGTGCGCGTACATCATTGCCTATCCAGTTTGTATTACAGAACCAGGATTTTGAAAAGATACGTAAGATATTGCCCGACTTTTTGGCCGAGGTGCAAAAAAGCAGCGTGCTGCAAACGCCCGATGTGGACTTGAAATTTACCAAACCCGAGCTGACCGTAGTAACCGACCGCGACCGCGCAAGGGATTTGGGTGTAAATGTGGCTGATATTGCTGCAACGCTGCAATTATATTACAGTGCCGGCCGGATAGATTATTTCCTTATTAATGGTAAGCAGTACCAGGTGGTGGCCCAGGTAACCCGGGTTAACCGCGACCAGCCCCTTGACCTAAAATCGATATTTGTGCGTAGTTCTAATGGTAACTTGGTACAACTGGATAACGTAGTTAAAATAAGCGAAGATGCTATCCCGCCGTCTATTTATCACTTTAACCGTTTTAAATCGGCCACTATACAGGCAGGGTTAGCGCCGGGGCATAGCATGAGCGAAGGTATTGCAGAAATGCAGCGCATAGCGAAAGAGAAACTTGACCCAACCTTCAGTACAGCGCTAAGCGGCCCATCGCGGGATTTTTCTGAATCATCATCCAACATCGTGTTTGCCTTTGCCTTTGCGCTGTTGCTGATATACCTTGTTTTGGCAGCCCAGTTCGAAAGTTTTATTGATCCGTTCATTGTAATGATGACCGTACCGCTGGCCATTGCAGGGGCTTTCATGTCGTTATGGTTGTTTAATCAAACCCTTAATATTTTCAGTGAGATTGGGATGATCACGCTGGTGGGTTTGGTAACTAAGAACGGTATTTTGATAGTAGAGTTTGCCAACCAGCGTATGGAACACGGCCTGAGCAAATACGAGGCGGTAATTGAAGCAGCAACTTCACGTTTGCGGCCTATATTAATGACCAGTCTGGCGGTAGTGTTAGGTTCGGTGCCAATTGCCTTCGCGCTGGGTGCCGGTGCAAAAAGCCGGGTATCGCTGGGTATAGTAATTATTGGCGGTATGCTGTTCTCGCTGATGCTAACACTGTATGTTATCCCCATGATATACATGATGATTGCAGCTAAAGAACGCCATGACCCGGATGCTGAAGACGAGGATATGCCTAAAAAGCCACGCAGGTTAAATAAAAAGGAACCCAAACTGATAGAGAATTTGTAAGCGATATGAAATTTAGTAAAATAGTTTGCCTGTTGTTTTTATGCACCGCTTTTGCGGTTAGCACCTATGCGCAGCAAGCGCCGCTGCTAACGTTAAGGGACGCGGTTGAGATTGCATTAAAAAACAACTACAATATAAAGCTGGCCCAAAACAATAATACCATTGCCAAAAACAATGTTACACCAGGCAACGCGGGGATATTACCGCAGGTATCGGCCAGCCTGACAACTAATAACAGCAAGCAAACCATCACCCAAACACGTAGCGATGGTACGGTAAACAACCTTAACGGGATCAGGAACAGTAATGTGAGCTATGGCCCAAGTTTAAACTGGACCATTTTTGATGGCTTTGCCATGTTTGCCAATTACGATCAGCTAAAACAACTGAACCAGTTAAGCGATGTGCGCATGCGCGATACCATACAAAGCACCATAGCTAACGTAATTGCAACTTATTACGATCTGATTAACCAGAACGAGCAGTTAAAAGCCTTACAGGGGGCTATTGCCATATCGCGTACCCAATACCGCATTGCCAATGATAAGTTTACAGTAGGCCGCGCGTCAAAACTGGAAGTGCTGAACGCGCAGGTTAACCTGAATACCGACACCGCCGCATTCCTTACCCAGGTACAGCAATTTAAAGCCAATAAAATAAGGATGAACCAATTGCTGGTGCGCGACCTGCAAACTGATTTTTCGGTAGCGGATACCATTGTGGTTGATCAGAATTTAAAGCTTGCCGATATTATTAACAGCGCCCAGACACAAAACCCGGCCATACTATCGGCCGAGATAAATAAGCGTTTGGCCGATATTAACTTAAGGCAGGTTAAGGCTACGCGCTACCCTACCCTGAGCGTAGGTACCGGTTACACCTGGACCAACAGCAAAACCCCGGCAGGCTTTACCCGCACACAGGATGCGCATGGGTTTAATTATGGTTTGACAGCCTCTATCAATATTTTTGATGGCTTTAACCAATGGCGTAAAGAACGCAACGCCAAACTGCAAATTGACAACGCGGGTATAGATGCCAAACAAACACGTTTGGAGGTGGAAGCGCAGATAAATAACCTGTATGTAAGCTATCTTTCGGGGTTAGACCTGGTGAAACTGGGGCAATCCAACGTGGAGATAGCTAAGCGCAACCTGGAGATATCTTTAGATAAATATAAGCTGGGAAACATTACCCCGCTGGAGATACGCGAGGCGCAAAGGAACTATCTTGACGCGCAATCCAAGTTTTTTGCGGCACAATATCAAAGCAAACAGGCAGAAATTACCTTAAAACAAATCACAAATAGTATAAATATTCAATAAAAAACGTAACTTTTAATTTTATTATACGTAAAACAGTATTTTTGAGGATCATAAAGTATGTCCGGAACCTATAAAATATGTTTGCTGATTGATGACAATTACATAGATAATTTTGTCACTCGCAGGATATTGGAAAGCGGCAACTTTGCTGATGAAGTTATTGTGCGGCAATCTCCAACCGAAGCTATCGATTCATTAAGAGAAGGTTTAATAAAACCCGATGTGATATTTTTAGACATCAGGATGCCTTTAATGGACGGCTTTGAGTTTTTGCAGGAGTACGATAAACTGGATGCTGAACATAAAGGGGCGAAAATATTTATGCTTTCGTCATCGCTTGATCCTACTGATTTTAAAAAATCTATCGAGAACAAATACATCACACAGTTTATCCACAAGCCGCTTACCCACAAAATTCTGGAAGAGCTTAGTGCATGATCTTAGTTGCTGATAGTGGTTCGTCAAAAACCGACTGGCTGCTGGATACACCCGGCGGCGCCCCGGCCGAATACCGTACCGACGGACTAAATCCATACTTTTTAACGGAAAAGGAAATTGCAAAGAAACTGCACGATCAGTTAGCTGCATTAACGGCTATATCCCATCAAATTACCGAGATCTATTTTTTTGGGGCGGGCTGTTCCAGTCCCGACAGGCACGAGATGGTATCAAATGCGTTAAGCCAGGTATTCCCAAAAGCGTTTGTAAGTGTGGATAGCGATCTTTTAGGTTCGGCCTATGCTACTTGTGGCCGCGATAAAGGGATTTGCTGTGTTTTGGGTACGGGCTCGAACATCTCTTTTTTTGATGGCGAGGATGTAGCCGAAGGTAAGCATGGTTTGGGCTATGTACTGGGCGATGAAGGTTCGGGCTCATGGTTGGGCAAAACACTGGTAACCGATTTTATGTATGGCAATATGCCAGCCGATATAGCCGCATCGTTTTATAAAACCTACCAGTTGGATAAGGCTACGGTTATTAAAAATGTATATCAGCAGCCACGTGCAAATTCATACCTGGCATCGTTCGCTAAATTTTTAAATGGTATACAATATACCGATTACGGACAAAAGGTGCTGAACGATTCATTTATAGAATTTATAGAAACCAATATTAAAAGTTATCCCGAATATCATCAGTATAACTGCCATTTTGTGGGTTCTATTGCCTATCACTTCAGCGAAGAATTAAAAGCCCAATGCGCCAAGAATAATATCCATGTAGGTAAGATCATCCAAAAACCTATTGACGAATTGCTGAAATTTATAGTAAAACGTAGCGGGGTTTGACCCTTCCGGGCTCAGCAACTGGGCTTACTTCTTATTGATATCCAAAATCACATTATCCAGCGACATATTAAATACCTGCGGATGTTCTATCATAGGAAAGTGGCCGCTGCCGGGGACATAAAATATTTTAAAAGGGATTTTATTAGCTATCAGGTAGGTACTGTCTACCGGGTGCACATCACTATTAATTAAATATAATTTCTTTTTAGCTTCCTTCAGCTTAGCTATTTCATTAAAATCGTTGCCGCCTTCCAGACTGGCTACACCTATAACCGAATCGGCTTTCGCTACATCCTTTAGTACCCGTTCGCGTATGTCTGCAGGGGTTGTTTTCGAGAATAGCTGCTGGTTAAACCAGGCAATGGCTGTGCGCTTAAAATGCTGCTTTAATTGCAGTACGGCCGCGGCATATGCTTTTTTATCCTGTTCGGTTTGCGGTGCGCCGGGGCTGTTAAAATTATCCACACCTACCAGGCCGATTACTTTATCAGGGTTATCAATTGCCGCTTGCAGCACAATATCGCCCGACATAGAATGGCCAATCAAGATCACCCTCTTTAATTTTAGTGCCGCAATAACCGAATCCACATCGCTGGCGAATGCCCTGGTACTCCAGTCTTTACGGTTTTTACCCGATTGACCGAACCCCGGCAGATCGATACTGACAATATGGTACCTTTTACCAAAATATGTTAATTGCTTAGCCCAGTAACTGCGGTTAATGGCCCAGCCATGTACAAAAAACAAGGTGGTATCACTAATGTTGCTGGTATCAGTATAGGCAATGTTCACCCCGTTGTTATGTATGGCTATTTTACCAGAATCGGCACCGCCTACCAGGTTGGTTTTTTTATGCTTACAGGAGGAAATACCCGCACACAGTGCAAGTACCATTGCCAAATAAAGTAGTGATTTCATGGGAAGATCGGTTTAAGTTTGTAACTATTGGAATATCAGGATTGTTTCAATCTCATTTTGTCATTAGTTAAAGGTTGGCGGACTTAAAAATAACTCTTCCTTAATTTCTGGTATTATCCCCTTCTCCAGCGCTGTATCAAACAGTAATTGGATTGCCTTTCTGCCTTCTGTACCTAAATCAACCGAGTATTGGTTTACATACAGATCAATGTGTTTGTACATCACCTCTTCACTCATTTCCTGCGCATGGCTGCGAATAAATTCCAACCCCGATTTGGGATTGGCAAAAGCAAACTCCACAGAGCGGCGCAATACCCGGTTCAGCTTATGCAGCACGCCGGCAGGCAAATGACGGTTAGCCACAATACCACCCAGCGGGATAGCGCAGCCTGTTTGTTTTTCCCAGTAATCGCCCAGGTCGATGATCTTTTTCAGGCCCTTATCCTGGTAAGTAAAGCGGTTCTCGTGAATGATAAGGCCAATATCTACCCTACCCTCTAAAACCGCGTTCTCAATATCCGAGAAAACAAGTATCTCCTTATTTGTAGCATCAGGAAATGCTAATCCCAGTAAAAAATTAGCAGTTGTGTATTTTCCGGGTATCCCTATCACCGGATTTCGGATTTCGGATTTCCGACCTCGGATTTGGTTATTTTTTAAATCCGAAATTGAAATTTCCAAATCCGAAATTAAAAGTGGTCCCACACCAAAGCCCAGTGCACTGCCGCTATCCAGCAGTACATATTTATCGACCACATAGGCAAACGCATGATAACTGAGTTTAGTAACATCAAGCTCACCGCGAAAGGCTTTTTGATTAAGCGTTTCCACATCTTCATAAAACACTTCAAAATTCAGGCCTTCAGTATCTATTTTATGATGGATAAGCGCATCGAATATAAAAGTATCGTTAGGGCAAGGCGAAAAGCCGAGGGTTAATTTCATGGTAGTTATACGTTGAACATTTTACGTTTTACATGTCGGATAATCTTTCTGCCGTAAAACGTAAAACGTCCAACGTACAACCTTTTATCCCAACCTTTTCAAAAGCGCATCGGCAAATGTATTGAGATTTTTAATGGCCAAACCTATTTGCCAGCCATCGCGGTTACGTTTTTCTACATAATTTGACACTGCCCTGATCTGTATACAGGGTATGCCTGCTTTGCGGCACGCATAAAAAAAGGCTGCGCCCTCCATACTCTCTACCTGTACATCTAAACGGCTGGTTATTTTTTCAATAGCCTGCTCGTTGCCGTGTACCGTATTCACAGTTATTCCTGTAGTATGTTTCAACAGCAAATTGCTGCTATCTATATGATGCTGATTAAAGATACCTGATAAGGTAGTGCTGGCGGTAAACACACTTTCACCAAAACCCAATTGCTCAATGGATAAAAAATCTTCATCGTCTTCAGCGCCAAGTTCAGCCAGTATATCGGTAGTTACTTCTACCACTTCGCCCAAATCAAGGCTGCGGTCAAAGCTGCCGGCAATACCCAGGTTAATAGCCAGGTCGTATTGATGAGTTGCCAGATGCCTGCCCAGCGCAAAAGCTGTAGCCACCATGCCTACGCCGGTTACTAAAAGTCTTAAGTCTTGAGTCGGTAGTTCTAAGTCTTCGGACTGAGGGCTTTGAACTTCAGGCGTCAGGCTCCCCACTTGAAAAAGAGGTTCTATTTCGCTTTGGGTAGCTGCTACAATTAGTATTTTCATGGTGTGGGATGATAACGCTAAGATAAAAAACAATTCACCAGTTTTTGTTTTGTTATATTTGCAGCCAATTATTGTTATGATGATATACATGACGCGCAAGGAGCATTTTAACGCGGCACACCGGATGTACCGCGATGAATGGAGCGCAGAAAAAAATGCGGAAGTTTTTGGCAAATGTGCCAACCCCAACTGGCACGGGCACAACTATAACCTGTTTGTAACCGTTAAAGGCCGCATCAGTCAAGCCACGGGATATCTTATCGATTTAAAGGAACTTAAAGTAATTATAAACGATTACGTAATTGAAAAGCTTGACCATAAGAACATTAACATGGATGTTGATTTTATGGCCGGCAAAATGGCATCGACAGAATTACTTTGCATTGAAATATTCAACCAGTTAAAAGCGCCTATTGAGGCCTACGAGGGTGTTTACCTGCACTCTGTTAAACTTTACGAAACCGAAAACAATTCTGCCGAGTATTTTGGCGAATAAACCAACTATGAACGGACAATATATAGACGATGAGGACGAAATTAGCGGCTACCAA belongs to Mucilaginibacter boryungensis and includes:
- a CDS encoding 6-pyruvoyl trahydropterin synthase family protein, with protein sequence MIYMTRKEHFNAAHRMYRDEWSAEKNAEVFGKCANPNWHGHNYNLFVTVKGRISQATGYLIDLKELKVIINDYVIEKLDHKNINMDVDFMAGKMASTELLCIEIFNQLKAPIEAYEGVYLHSVKLYETENNSAEYFGE
- the mqnB gene encoding futalosine hydrolase, whose protein sequence is MKILIVAATQSEIEPLFQVGSLTPEVQSPQSEDLELPTQDLRLLVTGVGMVATAFALGRHLATHQYDLAINLGIAGSFDRSLDLGEVVEVTTDILAELGAEDDEDFLSIEQLGFGESVFTASTTLSGIFNQHHIDSSNLLLKHTTGITVNTVHGNEQAIEKITSRLDVQVESMEGAAFFYACRKAGIPCIQIRAVSNYVEKRNRDGWQIGLAIKNLNTFADALLKRLG